Within Paroedura picta isolate Pp20150507F chromosome 13, Ppicta_v3.0, whole genome shotgun sequence, the genomic segment agtgtTAGAATACATATGCCCCATTTATATTTATTCTGAAACTCAGGTCAGTGTTACGCATTACTTTGGTTAGATGAGCTGAGACATCTATGACAAACTTATCTTATACTACAAATGAAACGTCTGGTGTCTTCCTGTATTTTCCATACTGCAGTACAAATTGGAGTAGGCCTTGTCAGTGTCAAACTCACAGTGAGATTTGGAAGAGGTAGGAAATGGTGATAGGCTACCGCCTTCCTTATTGCTGCGCAAATGCGTTCAAGGAGGGAATACGTGTTGCTGCTGATTACCCTCCTCACCAGAGATTCTGGGGCACTTTCTCTTGCAAGTTGGTGAGTGGGCATCTGAATGCCTGAAGGCAAATTTCAGTATTGCAGGATctgatttctttaaaatgaatCCAAGATTCATTCTAGCCAGagctagtcacaaaatggcaTCTTCAAACCAGAGCCAGTCTGTATCCCATAAACTGACATGACCTGCTCTATCTCAAATGTATATGCCCAATTTTGCAAAATAATATTACCCCTGCCATAATATTACTTTAAAAGCTAATTATGTTAATATTTATTGTTGCTTTCCAAACTATATTGAAAATGTGTCTGTCAGATGTTCATAGTAGTTCTTAAGACAAGCCCCAAAAGTCCAGTCTACAAAGGACAAACAAGAAAGTGCACATGGGTAATTTTATAAGAACTTAATTGCATCAACACCATACTCAGTGAGATGGCAATCAACATATTTCAAATGTGCATTGCTAAGTGACCACATATTTCAGTATATGCCTTTTACTTGCTACAGTCACATAGCCATAGGCACATGACTTGTAGGAGCATAGCctacaagggttttttttaataatctcaGATTATATTTGAAAAATGAAGTCATCGTGATTTAAAGATAACATTATATAACTGTATTTCTTTACACAGGTTTCTAAAGCTGCAAATAATTTGTGCTTGGTGTGTGCTTAACTCTGCCTTCTTCAGATGAGCTAAAAGCAAGTCACTGCATGGCAGCCTTGAGCATCAGTTCTAGAGGGGGAGGAGAGTATAATCGGGCACCAGAAGGGAGAGTTGTAGCTACTGATTATCTTACTCATTTTGTCTGTGTTTTTATCTCTGTGATGCAATGATAAATATATCTGTAACAGGATTGCACAACACTGTGAAGCCAACAGTTGTTGATCTGTCAAACATGGTTATGTTCTACTTGACCCTGAAATAAAGGGCAGTAATCTGTATAATGCAGATCTAATTGGGTGTTTCCTCATTTCATTTTAATCTAGTTGAGGTCCATTTAAAGAGTACAGTCGCTGTTCTGTACAATGTAGAACATAAAGCAGCAAGAATTGAACTGCTTCCAAGTTCTGGGTACCAGGATTACATTTCTAATTGCCAAACTTGTATAAGGATAAGAAGTCAGTTCttagggattttttcccccaaccatataaatttgcTTGCTATCATCAAAGTCCACTCTTAGTGTAGCAAAGGAGGATTTTTTCCCAAATTGTACAACCAAAAGAAGTATACTGTAGCATCTTTCTGTACTACAGTAGGTCACTTCTTTCTTCATGGGCTCAGGTGCAGAGGCTTGGAGATAGCAAGGACTTTTTCTTCAAATATATATACAGCATCCCACAGAATTCTTATTTTATCTTCCTGTAAGGTCTTTATGTAGGACATGGGGCTATAGCCTTTACTTCCCATGTTGCTGTAATATCTTGGTTAATCTGGACTTTCCTAGGGTGTGATGTATGTTCACATGAATCTCGTCAGATTTCAGAAATCGAATGTTACTGGACAAGAATCTGCTTGTAACTATGGAAAAAATAGGTTCAGTATTTAGAGTAAGACATTCTGTGAGGGAACTAAGGAAGAGCTGGGAATGAAGCATGCAAGCCAGAGAATGTCTCTCAATATGTAGAGTGGGTAGTAATGTCCAAAGcagcccattgtttccctggacCCTGGGTAAGACAGTAGTGAGCATTATATTGAATGCTACTGCCCTTTTGTATAACTAAGTTACTGTATCAGTTTCATGTATTAAGAATTTAGGAAATGTGGTTAATGCTGATGACTTCAAGGCATTCCCAAGTGGTTCTTCAAAACTTATTTCTTCTTTGGCTTGACTAACCAAATGACTAAAGCTGACTTTACTTCTTGCATTTTAAGAGACATGGATGAAATTTGTGTGTATGAGGCttatattttgggaggggggaggatcgaagatgTTATGGTCCCTAAAACCAGATTGTCTCAAAGTATTTGTGTGCATTTGCAGGTAACTGAGTTGAACGAACCCCTTTCAAATGAAGACCGAAACCTGCTTTCTGTAGCCTATAAGAATGTTGTTGGTGCCAGGAGATCTTCCTGGCGAGTCATCAGCAGCATAGAACAGAAAACCATGACTGATGGGAATGAAAAGAAGCTGGAAAAGGTTAAAGCATACAGGGAGAAGATTGAGAAGGAGCTGGAGACCGTGTGCAATGATGTTTTGGCCCTCCTAGATAAGTTCTTGATCAAGAACTGCAGTGACATTCAGTATGAGAGCAAGGTCTTTTACCTGAAAATGAAAGGTGATTACTACCGTTATTTAGCAGAAGTTGCTGCAGGTGAAAAGAAGAACAGTGTTGTGGAAGCATCAGAAGCTGCCTACAAAGAAGCCTTTGAGATCAGCAAAGAGCACATGCAGCCCACGCACCCAATCCGGCTGGGTCTGGCACTCAACTTCTCAGTGTTCTACTATGAAATCCAGAATGCCCCCGAGCAGGCCTGCCTTCTAGCCAAACAAGCCTTCGATGATGCCATAGCAGAGCTGGATACACTCAATGAGGATTCCTACAAGGACTCCACTCTTATCATGCAGCTACTTCGAGACAACCTCACTCTCTGGACAAGCGACCAGCAAGATGAGGAAGCAGGGGAGGGCAACAACTAAAAAGCTTTCCCCATCACAGCTTACCATCAAACCCCCATCACCAATACTTCCTTGCCACAATCACACTATGTATCTAGTGCTAAGCATATCTGTATTGTTGGCACAGCTATGAGGTCTGCCAGATGCCGCATCAGACAGCTCTTCCATGTGCATTGCTGGACTGAAAGGTGTATCAGCCCATTTTACTATAGTGGCATATTGATTGTGTAGAAGGAAAATGAGGCATTTTAGTTTCATTTGATTCATAATATATTGGTTAACATAATGAAAAGTGAGGGGAATTTAATCAAAAAATCTAAGCAATTCAATTTTCTGTTTGGAAGAAGTGGATTTTGTGTGTATTCAGCAGTATGCCTTGTGCATTCAAAACAAATGAAGAACATGCTGATCCCGTTGCCAGTGGAAACTACCATAAGAAGGTGTGAACTGATTTTGTCTTCATCAGTTTTAAAGTGGTGGTGTTCTGTAATCTGTGTTTGCCTCATAATGTTCACGGACTTTGGTTTCAGGCAATGCATCTTGAAAGGTTTTGATATTTGtaaacctttt encodes:
- the YWHAH gene encoding 14-3-3 protein eta — translated: MSDREQLLQRARLAEQAERYDDMAAAMKAVTELNEPLSNEDRNLLSVAYKNVVGARRSSWRVISSIEQKTMTDGNEKKLEKVKAYREKIEKELETVCNDVLALLDKFLIKNCSDIQYESKVFYLKMKGDYYRYLAEVAAGEKKNSVVEASEAAYKEAFEISKEHMQPTHPIRLGLALNFSVFYYEIQNAPEQACLLAKQAFDDAIAELDTLNEDSYKDSTLIMQLLRDNLTLWTSDQQDEEAGEGNN